In Microbulbifer sp. GL-2, the following are encoded in one genomic region:
- a CDS encoding DUF1289 domain-containing protein, with translation MSEQPVKTVVPKERPVKSPCISVCALNNDDVCEGCFRSGMEISRWGSMNNDERRAVLKLCTERARQMGRLW, from the coding sequence ATGTCTGAACAACCGGTAAAAACTGTGGTGCCCAAAGAGCGCCCGGTGAAGTCCCCCTGTATTTCCGTGTGCGCTCTCAACAATGATGATGTGTGCGAGGGCTGCTTCCGCAGTGGTATGGAAATCAGCCGCTGGGGCTCTATGAACAATGATGAGCGCCGCGCGGTGTTGAAACTCTGTACTGAGCGCGCGCGGCAAATGGGCCGACTCTGGTAA
- a CDS encoding thrombospondin type 3 repeat-containing protein has product MQKILLIAFFFSLLFLSACGSDGGRGNAAEDLLPGDSTIDTDGDGINDGDDNCPNITNSDQEDLDVDGSGDACDSDDDGDTFPDSGDNCPLTANSDQADSDSDGIGNACDDDLDGDNIENDNDNCPADANHGQGDMDNDGVGDACDNDRDGDDYTNSLDNCPDTANPDQADQDSDGIGDLCDADSDSDNDGFDDGADNCPHTANPGQDDADGDGIGDACDNDKDGDGVNNDADNCPEIPNATQEDLDNDGIGDACDSDRDNDGVDNSTDNCPAINNPDQGDIDSDGEGDACDSDDDADGIDDDSDNCPADANEDQTDTDADGIGDICDSDRDNDGIENNSDNCPLEPNEDQTDTDGDGYGDACDDNTDSDGDLIPDSIDNCVNVPNTDQLDLDGDSIGDACDSDLDGDTIDNDADNCVYLPNEDQADNDGDAQGDICDSDDDNDGVADVNDNCSLTPNANQADTDGDSIGDACDSDIDGDGILNNVDNCPLVSNTLQEDQDGDGIGDACDADSDSDDDGYDDGEDNCPADYNPDQADQDGDSIGDVCDSDRDGDGVDNNSDNCPFTPNDQTDSDNDGTGDACDNDTDGDGVDDNSDNCPAIPNSGQEDSDNDGVGDACDQDQDNDGSDDTVDNCAAIPNPNQTDTDGDNLGDACDPDVDNDGVENDIDNCPQTINPLQEDSDNDGVGNVCDFDNALSCTSFEGLEVMDGVDAELVSGITAPCDGCSVISIDKVANGILSDAARMEIVSGAGGSAYIQINHDNVKSGRYMIGFLVENGNSILDEIELNSIVISTYLDGVATGETTSGYMLAPFKVNGAHYHRLLLANTQANFDQIRLSLKGLSYTNNKLDVYLACAVPIDQQP; this is encoded by the coding sequence ATGCAAAAAATACTGCTGATTGCATTTTTCTTTTCGCTGCTGTTTTTGAGCGCTTGCGGCTCAGATGGCGGAAGGGGAAATGCTGCCGAGGATCTGTTGCCCGGCGACAGTACTATCGACACTGATGGAGACGGCATAAACGATGGCGATGACAACTGCCCAAACATCACTAACTCTGACCAAGAGGACCTGGATGTAGATGGCAGTGGAGACGCCTGTGATAGTGACGATGACGGAGACACCTTTCCAGACTCCGGTGACAACTGTCCTCTCACAGCCAATTCAGACCAGGCGGATAGTGATAGCGATGGCATCGGCAACGCCTGTGATGACGATCTCGATGGCGATAATATCGAAAATGACAACGACAATTGCCCAGCTGATGCCAACCATGGGCAGGGGGATATGGATAATGATGGCGTTGGCGACGCCTGCGATAACGATCGCGATGGTGATGACTACACCAACAGCCTGGACAATTGCCCGGACACAGCCAATCCAGATCAAGCCGACCAGGATAGCGATGGAATTGGCGATCTCTGTGACGCCGACAGCGATAGCGACAATGACGGCTTCGATGATGGCGCAGATAATTGCCCGCACACGGCTAATCCCGGCCAGGATGATGCCGATGGAGATGGCATTGGTGATGCCTGTGACAATGACAAAGACGGCGATGGCGTAAATAACGATGCCGACAACTGCCCAGAAATCCCGAACGCCACCCAGGAAGATCTGGATAACGATGGCATCGGCGACGCCTGCGATTCAGATAGGGACAATGACGGTGTCGATAACAGTACCGATAACTGCCCCGCCATCAATAATCCCGATCAGGGCGATATCGACTCCGATGGTGAAGGCGATGCTTGCGATAGTGACGATGATGCTGACGGTATTGACGACGACTCCGACAACTGTCCCGCGGATGCCAATGAAGACCAAACTGATACCGACGCTGATGGCATCGGGGATATCTGTGACAGCGACCGCGACAATGACGGTATTGAAAATAACAGCGATAACTGCCCGCTGGAACCCAATGAGGATCAGACCGACACAGATGGCGATGGCTACGGTGATGCCTGTGATGACAACACCGATAGTGATGGCGACTTAATTCCAGACAGCATCGACAACTGTGTCAATGTACCCAACACCGATCAGTTAGACCTGGATGGTGACTCTATCGGCGACGCCTGTGATAGCGATCTCGACGGAGATACTATCGATAATGACGCCGACAACTGTGTCTACCTCCCCAACGAGGATCAAGCGGATAACGACGGTGATGCTCAAGGAGACATTTGCGATTCCGATGATGACAATGACGGTGTAGCTGACGTCAACGATAACTGCAGCCTTACTCCCAACGCTAACCAAGCCGATACTGATGGCGATAGTATCGGCGATGCCTGCGATTCTGACATTGATGGTGACGGCATATTAAATAATGTTGATAACTGTCCACTTGTCAGCAATACACTGCAGGAAGACCAGGATGGCGATGGCATTGGTGATGCTTGTGACGCCGACAGTGACAGCGACGACGATGGCTATGATGATGGAGAGGATAACTGTCCGGCAGATTACAATCCCGATCAAGCCGACCAGGATGGCGATAGTATCGGCGATGTCTGTGACAGTGACCGCGATGGAGATGGCGTAGACAACAATAGTGACAACTGCCCTTTCACACCAAACGACCAGACCGACAGCGACAACGACGGCACTGGCGATGCCTGCGATAATGATACCGATGGTGACGGCGTCGACGACAACTCTGATAACTGCCCGGCAATACCAAATAGCGGACAGGAAGACAGTGATAACGATGGGGTCGGTGATGCCTGTGATCAGGACCAGGATAACGACGGTTCTGATGATACCGTAGACAACTGTGCCGCTATCCCAAATCCAAATCAGACCGATACCGACGGTGACAACTTAGGCGATGCCTGTGACCCGGATGTGGACAATGACGGTGTAGAGAATGACATCGATAATTGCCCACAAACTATAAACCCACTCCAAGAGGATTCCGATAACGACGGCGTAGGCAATGTCTGTGACTTCGACAATGCACTTTCCTGTACTTCCTTCGAAGGTCTTGAAGTTATGGATGGGGTCGACGCTGAATTGGTCAGCGGCATAACCGCACCCTGCGATGGTTGTTCCGTAATATCCATTGACAAAGTAGCCAATGGAATACTCTCCGATGCTGCCAGGATGGAAATAGTGAGTGGAGCTGGCGGTAGCGCCTATATCCAGATAAACCATGACAACGTCAAGAGTGGCCGCTATATGATTGGCTTCTTGGTAGAAAACGGTAACTCTATACTGGATGAGATCGAACTGAACAGCATTGTTATCAGCACCTATTTGGACGGAGTAGCCACTGGCGAAACGACAAGCGGTTATATGCTCGCCCCCTTCAAGGTCAACGGCGCACACTATCATCGACTGCTCCTGGCGAATACCCAGGCAAATTTTGACCAGATCCGTCTGAGCCTGAAAGGTCTGAGCTATACCAATAACAAGCTGGATGTTTACCTGGCCTGCGCGGTACCAATAGATCAACAGCCATAG
- a CDS encoding DNA-3-methyladenine glycosylase 2, with amino-acid sequence MKIDAAVCSSARLARDRRFDGRFFTAVKTTGIFCRPICPARPPLERNVTYFATAAEAANAGFRPCLRCRPDSAPGSPAWGLVSTSVQRALKLMRSEREPQSVERLAERLGVSSRYLRRLFAEHLGVSPLAVWQTERVLFAFRLLRDTNLPVAEIAYESGFNSLRRFNGVFKQIYHRTPSEVRKEGHSERVVAGAPARLRLYLDYRPPLDWQQLLVFLDTRALKGVEQVKGEVYSRTFALDGSRGIIRVSHDSGRNRMVVEVSGQEGGAGLYLLNQRLRRLFDLDADTEEIRAVLNEDPLLADQLEKNPGLRLPGAWDPFEYALRAILGQQISVAAATTIAGRIVARYGESFVDDSGKERLLFPTAERLAAADFADIGLTRARVKTLQEFVAATLDGRVSFADQSLEDWCSQVTALPGIGDWTAQYIAMRGLSKPDAFPASDLGILQALGSDGEKVKPKEALERAEQWRPWRAYGAILLWQSLKSGEKK; translated from the coding sequence ATGAAAATTGATGCAGCAGTTTGTTCTAGTGCGCGGCTTGCACGCGATCGGCGTTTTGATGGTCGCTTTTTCACAGCAGTGAAAACCACTGGAATTTTCTGTCGCCCAATTTGCCCGGCGCGTCCTCCACTGGAGCGCAATGTCACTTATTTTGCCACTGCGGCGGAGGCGGCCAACGCGGGTTTCAGGCCCTGTCTTCGCTGTCGGCCAGATTCTGCCCCGGGCAGTCCGGCCTGGGGCCTGGTGTCCACCAGCGTGCAGCGGGCTTTGAAGTTAATGCGCAGTGAACGTGAGCCCCAATCAGTGGAAAGGCTGGCGGAACGACTTGGTGTCAGTAGCCGCTATTTACGTCGCCTATTCGCCGAGCATCTGGGAGTAAGCCCTTTGGCGGTGTGGCAGACAGAGAGAGTGCTGTTCGCTTTTCGCTTGTTGCGCGATACTAATTTACCGGTTGCCGAAATAGCCTATGAGTCCGGCTTTAATAGCCTGCGCCGTTTTAATGGAGTGTTTAAGCAGATTTACCATCGCACACCCTCGGAGGTGCGTAAGGAAGGGCACTCTGAGCGGGTAGTAGCCGGTGCCCCAGCTCGATTGAGATTATATCTCGATTACCGACCACCACTGGATTGGCAACAACTGCTGGTTTTCCTCGATACGCGTGCTCTGAAAGGTGTGGAGCAGGTGAAAGGTGAAGTTTACTCGCGTACTTTTGCACTGGATGGCAGCCGGGGAATTATCCGTGTATCTCACGATTCAGGGCGAAACCGCATGGTTGTAGAGGTTTCCGGACAGGAGGGCGGTGCCGGTCTGTATCTGCTTAACCAGCGCCTGCGCCGGCTGTTTGATCTGGATGCAGATACGGAGGAAATCCGGGCGGTATTAAATGAGGACCCGCTGCTGGCAGATCAATTGGAGAAGAATCCGGGCTTGCGCTTACCCGGCGCCTGGGACCCATTCGAATATGCGCTACGGGCGATTCTCGGTCAGCAGATCAGTGTAGCGGCGGCGACTACTATTGCCGGACGTATTGTAGCCCGTTATGGGGAGTCTTTTGTGGACGATTCCGGCAAAGAGCGCTTGCTATTCCCAACGGCGGAGCGGCTCGCCGCGGCAGACTTTGCCGATATAGGATTGACCCGCGCTCGAGTGAAAACCCTACAGGAGTTTGTTGCTGCAACTCTGGATGGTCGTGTGAGTTTTGCCGATCAGTCCCTGGAGGATTGGTGCAGCCAAGTTACGGCATTGCCGGGTATTGGCGATTGGACGGCGCAATATATTGCTATGCGTGGCCTGTCGAAGCCGGATGCTTTTCCCGCTTCGGACCTGGGTATTCTGCAAGCCCTGGGCAGTGACGGTGAGAAGGTAAAACCCAAAGAGGCCCTGGAGCGAGCAGAGCAGTGGCGGCCCTGGCGGGCATATGGCGCCATTTTGTTGTGGCAGTCCCTGAAATCTGGAGAGAAAAAATGA
- a CDS encoding gamma carbonic anhydrase family protein — MLYRLGDKEPQLEGEGHYIAPGAHVIGDVRMLAHSSVWFNAVVRGDCAQITIGENSNVQDGSVLHADPGTPMTIGTGVTVGHKVMLHGCEIGDYSLIGINAVILNRAKIGKCCIIGANALITEDTVIPDYSMVVGTPGKVIKTLDPATYELLKASSDHYAANGKVFANELIPLEAEDV, encoded by the coding sequence ATGCTGTACAGATTGGGGGATAAAGAGCCACAACTGGAGGGCGAGGGCCACTATATCGCACCGGGTGCCCATGTAATTGGCGATGTGCGTATGCTCGCACACAGCTCCGTATGGTTTAACGCAGTGGTGCGCGGTGACTGTGCGCAAATCACAATTGGCGAGAATAGCAATGTACAGGATGGCTCAGTGCTGCACGCGGATCCGGGCACACCAATGACGATTGGCACTGGTGTCACCGTAGGCCATAAAGTGATGCTGCATGGCTGTGAGATAGGTGATTACAGCCTGATTGGTATCAATGCCGTGATCCTGAACCGAGCCAAGATTGGCAAGTGCTGTATTATCGGCGCCAATGCGCTGATAACCGAGGATACGGTGATCCCCGACTACTCCATGGTGGTGGGCACCCCCGGTAAGGTGATCAAAACCCTGGATCCAGCCACCTATGAACTACTCAAAGCCAGCAGCGACCACTACGCGGCCAATGGCAAGGTCTTTGCCAATGAGCTGATCCCGCTTGAGGCTGAAGATGTCTGA
- a CDS encoding YnfA family protein — protein sequence MFELKTIALFFITALAEIAGCYLPYLWIKHGMSAWLLLPGGISLALFVWLLTLHPTAAGRVYAAYGGIYIFTSIMWLWLVNGVKPTVWDITGACIAVIGMSIIMFSPRQME from the coding sequence ATGTTTGAATTGAAAACAATAGCTTTATTCTTCATTACTGCACTAGCTGAGATTGCCGGCTGTTATCTTCCCTATCTTTGGATCAAGCATGGAATGAGTGCCTGGCTTTTACTGCCTGGTGGCATTAGTCTCGCTTTGTTTGTTTGGCTGTTAACGCTTCATCCTACTGCTGCTGGGCGAGTTTATGCAGCTTACGGTGGTATTTATATCTTTACATCAATTATGTGGTTATGGCTGGTGAATGGCGTCAAGCCCACTGTGTGGGATATAACTGGTGCCTGTATTGCCGTAATTGGCATGTCAATAATTATGTTTTCACCGCGGCAAATGGAATAG
- a CDS encoding glutathione S-transferase family protein, with the protein MSRILYTGTKNASSWAFRAWLSLRELDVEFEERVVDIRTPQRFENLQRIGEISPSASVPVLIDGNSVIFDSLAIMEYANEIGTGSLLPSDPLSKARVRSFLSWQHAGLSGLCPRLSFESAFYPDKRDMTTDEQKDADRLFSIWENELESSSGSYLCGALSLADLVFVPTIIRIYAHSPQIATWPLTQQWIKRLLARESVEEWMSTARSLPPVILEDY; encoded by the coding sequence ATGAGTCGTATTTTATACACTGGTACAAAAAACGCTTCCAGTTGGGCATTTCGTGCCTGGCTCTCTTTAAGAGAGTTGGATGTTGAGTTTGAAGAGCGAGTAGTGGATATACGAACCCCACAGCGATTTGAAAACCTGCAGAGAATCGGCGAAATATCACCATCAGCATCGGTGCCAGTTTTGATTGATGGCAATAGCGTAATTTTTGACTCTTTGGCGATAATGGAATATGCCAATGAAATTGGCACTGGCAGCTTGTTGCCATCAGATCCACTATCAAAAGCCAGGGTGCGCTCCTTCCTGAGCTGGCAGCATGCTGGCTTATCGGGCCTCTGTCCCCGGCTTTCGTTTGAAAGTGCCTTTTATCCGGATAAACGAGATATGACAACTGATGAGCAAAAGGATGCCGATCGGTTGTTTTCCATCTGGGAGAATGAACTGGAATCTAGTAGCGGATCTTATTTATGTGGAGCCTTGTCCTTGGCAGATCTGGTATTTGTACCCACAATAATCAGGATATATGCACATTCTCCCCAAATAGCAACTTGGCCTCTCACACAACAGTGGATTAAGAGACTTCTGGCCAGGGAGAGTGTTGAGGAGTGGATGTCCACGGCCAGATCCTTGCCGCCAGTAATCCTGGAGGACTATTAG
- a CDS encoding methylated-DNA--[protein]-cysteine S-methyltransferase, whose translation MIVYESYITELGDVAIAACELGGEDISRGIVALRFYDEERPLQLGAGWQRGASELTDLAALQLREYIAGQRKSFDLPLAPQGTEFQRQVWDALLQIPFGETRSYSQQAQWLGKPRAIRAVARANGANPVAVVIPCHRVIGANGSLTGYAGGLPLKARLLTLEGANFVGQGELL comes from the coding sequence ATGATTGTCTACGAGAGTTACATCACGGAGCTGGGTGATGTTGCCATCGCGGCCTGTGAGCTGGGGGGAGAGGATATCTCCAGGGGCATCGTTGCACTCCGGTTTTACGATGAGGAGCGCCCACTGCAGCTTGGGGCCGGTTGGCAGCGGGGCGCCTCGGAGCTGACAGATTTAGCGGCCCTGCAGCTGCGGGAATATATTGCCGGCCAGCGAAAAAGTTTTGATCTGCCACTGGCGCCACAGGGTACTGAATTCCAGCGCCAGGTTTGGGATGCGCTACTGCAAATTCCCTTCGGTGAAACCCGCAGTTACAGCCAGCAAGCCCAGTGGCTGGGGAAGCCCCGTGCTATTCGTGCGGTGGCGCGGGCCAATGGTGCCAACCCGGTTGCTGTGGTAATTCCCTGTCACCGTGTGATCGGAGCTAATGGCAGTCTCACCGGTTATGCCGGTGGCCTGCCTTTGAAGGCACGCTTACTCACCCTGGAGGGAGCCAACTTTGTAGGCCAGGGAGAGTTGCTCTGA
- a CDS encoding Zn-dependent hydrolase gives MTIPFQSSKIAAALLAIVLVGGCSKNKEAEEVTKDEAEAQIVESETVTPPSGQTVENADKRFDIYVPVELTANLASLSENQRKMIGLLIDASQVMDRLFWLQSYGPAQVLLPEIENSRARKFADINYGPWDRLNDNKPFIVGYGPKPLGANFYPADMTREEFENWDQPGKDGLYSLVRRDDAGKLELIPYNKAYNADLKKAADILRQAAALAESKEFAHYLTMRADALLTDNFRPSDMAWMDMKENEIDVVIGPIENYEDQMFAYRTAYESYVLLKDKEWSEKLAKFAALLPELQKGLPVDEKYKSEEPGTDSDLNAYDVLFYAGHSNAGSKTIAINLPNDEEVQLAKGTRRLQLKNAMRAKFDKILVPISDVLIAPDQREHITFPAFFANTMFHEVAHGLGIKKTVNGGANVRTALKETSSSLEEGKADILGLYMVTRLHEKGEIEEGELMDNYVTFLAGIFRSVRFGAASAHGKANMVRFNFFKEQGAFSRDPETGQYSVDFEKMQQAMTNLSRLILTIQGDGNYEDAKALLAKQGVIGPELQADLDRLAEANIPVDVTFIQGKEVLGLK, from the coding sequence ATGACCATTCCTTTTCAGTCCTCCAAGATCGCTGCCGCACTGCTGGCGATAGTACTGGTGGGCGGCTGTAGCAAAAACAAAGAGGCCGAAGAAGTCACTAAAGATGAGGCCGAGGCTCAGATTGTTGAGTCAGAGACTGTGACCCCACCCTCCGGTCAGACTGTAGAGAATGCGGATAAGCGTTTTGATATTTATGTGCCGGTAGAGCTTACCGCCAACCTGGCAAGCCTGAGCGAAAATCAGCGTAAGATGATTGGCCTGTTGATCGATGCCAGTCAGGTTATGGACCGTCTGTTCTGGTTGCAATCTTATGGCCCAGCACAGGTATTGCTGCCGGAAATCGAGAACAGCCGCGCGCGCAAGTTTGCCGATATTAACTATGGCCCCTGGGACCGTCTCAATGACAATAAGCCGTTTATTGTCGGCTATGGGCCCAAGCCTCTGGGCGCCAATTTCTACCCTGCTGATATGACCCGTGAGGAATTTGAGAATTGGGACCAGCCTGGTAAGGATGGCCTCTATTCTCTGGTACGTCGCGACGATGCGGGCAAGCTGGAATTGATTCCCTACAACAAGGCCTACAATGCGGACCTGAAGAAAGCTGCCGATATTCTGCGCCAGGCTGCAGCATTGGCAGAGAGCAAGGAATTTGCCCACTACCTGACCATGCGTGCCGATGCACTGCTAACCGATAATTTCCGTCCCAGCGACATGGCCTGGATGGATATGAAGGAAAATGAGATCGATGTAGTAATTGGCCCGATTGAGAACTACGAAGACCAGATGTTCGCCTACCGCACCGCCTATGAGTCCTACGTATTGCTGAAGGATAAAGAGTGGAGCGAAAAGCTGGCCAAGTTCGCCGCGCTCCTGCCGGAGTTGCAAAAAGGCCTGCCGGTAGACGAAAAATACAAATCTGAAGAGCCGGGTACCGATTCCGACTTGAATGCTTACGATGTGCTCTTCTATGCAGGCCATAGTAATGCCGGTTCCAAGACCATCGCTATCAACCTGCCCAATGATGAAGAGGTGCAGTTGGCCAAGGGCACCCGTCGCCTGCAACTGAAAAATGCGATGCGCGCTAAGTTCGATAAGATCCTGGTGCCAATCAGTGATGTGCTGATAGCCCCGGACCAACGCGAGCACATTACCTTTCCAGCGTTCTTTGCTAACACCATGTTCCACGAAGTTGCCCACGGTCTCGGCATCAAAAAGACTGTTAACGGTGGTGCGAATGTGCGTACGGCACTGAAAGAGACTTCCTCCTCACTGGAAGAAGGCAAGGCGGATATTCTCGGCTTGTATATGGTGACCCGTCTGCACGAGAAAGGTGAGATTGAAGAAGGCGAGTTGATGGATAACTACGTTACCTTCCTCGCCGGAATCTTCCGTAGCGTACGCTTCGGTGCTGCGAGTGCACACGGTAAAGCGAATATGGTTCGGTTCAACTTCTTCAAGGAGCAAGGCGCCTTTTCCCGTGATCCTGAGACCGGGCAATACAGCGTGGATTTCGAGAAGATGCAACAGGCTATGACCAACCTGTCGCGCCTGATCCTTACTATACAGGGCGATGGCAACTATGAAGATGCCAAAGCTTTGTTAGCCAAGCAGGGCGTGATTGGCCCTGAATTACAGGCTGACCTGGATAGACTGGCAGAAGCAAATATCCCCGTGGACGTTACTTTTATCCAGGGGAAAGAGGTACTCGGCCTGAAATAA
- a CDS encoding ABC transporter ATP-binding protein/permease, whose amino-acid sequence MPRPKSTVPLDEVHWGALKTLFPYLLEFRRAVALAILCLIGAKVAGVTLPFILKHIVDDLDSAGGVAQAIALPLGLLLAYGVVRFSSTFFGELRDTIFGRVTERAQRRVGLEVFQHLHKLDLDFHLDRRTGGLSRDIERGNSGIGFLMRFMVFNIVPTLVEIAMVAGLLWWNYSGAFALVVLVAVIIYIGFSVVATEWRTRFVRALNEAESQASSRAVDSLLNYETVKYFANERHESGHYDKELAIWEQARRKNRLSLFSLNTGQALIIASAMCAAMVLAAVGVTKGQMTIGDFVLVNAFMMQIFIPLNFLGFVYREMKGALANIEKMFSLLTVKPAVADRPEAPELQVSEGRIDFEQVQFGYRDNREILRGVSFSVLPRQKVAIVGASGAGKSTLFKLLFRFYDTLEGSIRIDGQDIRKVTQESLRRAIGVVPQDAVLFNQSIKENVRYGRVGATDKDVMEAIQHAHLAGFVEQLPLGIDTLVGERGLKLSGGEKQRVAIARALLKKPPIMIFDEATSSLDSRSEQSIVASLQEIAREQTTLVIAHRLSTVVDADVILVMDQGRIVEQGSHSQLLATDGHYAMLWRMQQQERANETGVENQEAPQITAPT is encoded by the coding sequence ATGCCGAGACCCAAGTCCACCGTTCCATTGGATGAAGTGCATTGGGGAGCACTGAAAACCCTGTTTCCCTACTTGTTGGAATTCCGCCGTGCTGTCGCCCTGGCAATCCTGTGTCTGATTGGGGCTAAAGTGGCTGGAGTTACTCTGCCATTTATTCTTAAGCACATTGTTGATGATCTGGATAGCGCCGGCGGCGTTGCCCAAGCTATCGCACTGCCATTGGGGCTTTTACTGGCCTATGGCGTGGTGCGGTTTTCCAGTACCTTTTTCGGTGAGTTAAGGGACACTATTTTTGGTCGTGTGACCGAGCGTGCTCAGCGCCGAGTAGGGCTGGAGGTGTTTCAACATCTACATAAGCTGGACCTGGATTTTCACCTGGATAGGCGTACTGGCGGTTTGTCCAGGGATATCGAGCGAGGTAATAGTGGCATTGGTTTCCTGATGCGCTTTATGGTGTTCAATATCGTACCCACCCTGGTAGAGATAGCCATGGTAGCGGGGCTGCTTTGGTGGAATTACAGCGGTGCATTCGCCCTGGTGGTTTTGGTGGCGGTCATTATTTATATCGGCTTCTCCGTGGTGGCTACCGAATGGCGCACCCGCTTTGTGCGAGCACTCAATGAGGCTGAATCCCAGGCCAGTAGTCGTGCAGTGGACAGCTTGCTGAATTATGAGACTGTCAAATACTTTGCGAATGAGCGGCACGAGTCCGGTCACTACGATAAGGAGCTTGCGATATGGGAGCAGGCCCGGCGTAAGAACCGCTTGTCTCTGTTTAGTTTGAATACCGGTCAGGCACTGATCATTGCCAGCGCCATGTGTGCCGCTATGGTGCTGGCAGCTGTTGGGGTCACTAAAGGGCAGATGACCATCGGCGACTTTGTCCTGGTCAACGCCTTTATGATGCAGATCTTTATCCCACTTAATTTCCTCGGGTTTGTCTATCGGGAAATGAAGGGGGCTCTGGCAAATATTGAGAAAATGTTCTCCCTGTTGACGGTAAAACCTGCCGTGGCAGATCGTCCAGAAGCTCCGGAATTGCAGGTGTCCGAGGGGCGTATCGATTTTGAGCAGGTGCAGTTTGGTTACAGGGATAATCGAGAGATATTGCGCGGTGTGAGTTTCTCGGTGCTGCCACGTCAGAAAGTCGCCATTGTTGGTGCTAGTGGTGCCGGCAAATCCACCTTGTTTAAGTTGTTGTTTCGTTTCTACGATACTCTGGAGGGCAGTATTCGTATCGATGGCCAGGACATCCGTAAGGTAACTCAGGAGTCCCTGCGTCGGGCAATCGGTGTGGTGCCCCAGGATGCGGTACTGTTTAACCAGTCGATTAAGGAAAATGTGCGTTACGGCCGGGTAGGGGCCACCGATAAAGACGTGATGGAGGCTATTCAACACGCTCACCTGGCGGGCTTTGTTGAGCAGTTGCCTCTGGGCATCGATACCTTAGTGGGGGAACGCGGACTGAAACTCTCTGGTGGAGAGAAACAGCGTGTGGCAATTGCTCGGGCCCTGCTCAAAAAACCACCGATTATGATTTTTGATGAGGCGACTTCTTCCCTGGATAGCCGCTCAGAGCAAAGTATTGTCGCTTCGCTGCAGGAAATTGCCCGCGAGCAGACCACTCTGGTGATTGCTCACCGCCTGTCCACAGTCGTTGATGCGGATGTAATTCTGGTGATGGACCAGGGGCGGATTGTTGAGCAGGGCTCCCACAGCCAATTGCTGGCAACAGACGGCCATTACGCAATGCTCTGGCGCATGCAGCAGCAAGAGCGTGCAAATGAGACCGGGGTGGAGAACCAGGAGGCTCCGCAGATTACCGCGCCCACTTAG
- a CDS encoding right-handed parallel beta-helix repeat-containing protein — MKNVSVNPIKAVLLAVAGAASISVSGVASAVSCGDVLTSPTVLSGDIPACAINPAVTLKEGASLDLNGYTISCDTPVGIGVRLVGAGRVLEDTAGGGSIEGCATGVSAEGDGGHLITGISTTANSLSGVTLWSAGNTLEASYANGNTGMGIRLMGDGSQVRTTEATGNSLMGVKVVGNNSLLRLNDTSSNSASGIVVAEGNGGIIADNISTANGVNGIMMQAFGQTGWLIISNDAAGNAGNDLMDQNVPPCTGSVWALNTFDNANDACIQ, encoded by the coding sequence ATGAAAAATGTAAGTGTTAATCCAATAAAAGCAGTACTTCTCGCCGTTGCGGGAGCCGCCAGCATTTCGGTATCGGGTGTGGCTTCAGCTGTCAGCTGTGGTGATGTCCTCACTAGTCCAACTGTCCTGTCAGGGGATATTCCCGCATGTGCTATTAATCCTGCAGTAACGTTAAAAGAAGGTGCCAGTCTGGATTTAAATGGTTATACCATTAGTTGTGATACCCCCGTTGGAATCGGAGTAAGGCTAGTTGGGGCAGGCAGGGTTCTTGAAGATACTGCTGGTGGTGGAAGTATTGAAGGCTGTGCCACCGGAGTATCGGCTGAAGGTGATGGAGGCCACTTAATTACAGGTATAAGCACCACTGCTAATAGTTTGTCCGGAGTTACCCTCTGGAGCGCAGGCAATACCTTGGAGGCCTCTTACGCAAATGGTAATACTGGCATGGGAATCCGGTTGATGGGTGATGGAAGCCAGGTGAGAACTACCGAGGCGACTGGTAATTCCCTGATGGGAGTCAAAGTTGTTGGGAATAACTCATTACTGAGGCTGAATGATACCAGCTCTAATTCAGCTAGTGGCATAGTAGTTGCCGAAGGAAATGGCGGTATAATTGCTGATAACATATCAACGGCTAATGGTGTAAATGGAATAATGATGCAGGCGTTTGGCCAGACTGGGTGGCTCATTATAAGTAATGATGCAGCAGGCAATGCTGGAAATGACTTGATGGATCAGAATGTTCCTCCATGCACTGGCAGTGTTTGGGCGCTTAATACTTTCGATAATGCGAATGATGCCTGTATCCAATAG